In one Stenotrophomonas maltophilia genomic region, the following are encoded:
- a CDS encoding PAAR domain-containing protein — MARMWIVVGDATTGGGRVLTGSSNTDIEGKAVACVGDKATCPKHGGAFEIVTGDPTLILDGKPIAREGDSLACGCRLLGGAQSLVYVVDGGGGGGGGASVSAPPAAPAAVDLWNATPPPSGFVARDAVATREVVLHCHYGDLDCTPARGVSYRATLSDGRVLSGHLDDEGRARLPQVSVGPVQVIYQHEADSTDSAEIEACRERLRAALQRIVQQTRQDFAADWRQWNSASAAHQAFLMELNRIEGQARGTWDWASGSVEAVWQLAVLRFKADAELRELSGLLLTGDWDGLDARIAGHRAAGEQVLDKASAIKEQLILLFDDGPTWQLLAAFPADWAKAVPPDELQELTQRYGSQFALDVVISVLLGAFSAGTAGTAYGGATWAARIGRLGQRLAALLDELGEAFTALARALRLRKRRHTESRAPDADGVVETRLPRTRAAGAAFGEARAHQAMLDKGLTPVGKTDGVYRPGENGIDGVYSHPDPPPDYVITEAKYNTGRLGGPYRDGTRQMDSEWIDKRLDAKVGEVEGDRIRDSTARGRVKSVLIRTSEDGTADFYELDVNGRVVGPTSI, encoded by the coding sequence ATGGCACGGATGTGGATCGTGGTGGGCGACGCCACCACGGGCGGCGGGCGGGTGCTGACCGGATCGTCGAATACGGATATCGAAGGCAAGGCCGTCGCCTGCGTGGGCGACAAGGCAACGTGCCCGAAGCATGGCGGCGCGTTCGAGATCGTCACCGGTGACCCGACGCTGATCCTCGACGGCAAGCCGATCGCGCGCGAAGGCGATTCGCTGGCCTGTGGCTGCAGGCTGCTCGGAGGTGCTCAGTCGCTGGTGTATGTGGTTGACGGCGGAGGCGGTGGCGGTGGCGGTGCGTCGGTCTCCGCGCCGCCTGCCGCGCCGGCAGCAGTGGACCTGTGGAACGCCACGCCGCCGCCCAGCGGTTTCGTTGCCCGCGATGCGGTCGCTACGCGCGAGGTCGTGCTGCATTGCCACTACGGCGACCTGGACTGCACGCCCGCGCGCGGTGTCAGTTACCGGGCGACCCTGTCCGATGGCCGCGTGCTCAGCGGCCATCTCGATGACGAAGGTCGTGCACGCCTGCCGCAGGTAAGCGTGGGGCCGGTGCAGGTGATCTACCAGCACGAGGCCGACAGCACCGACTCGGCTGAGATCGAGGCCTGCCGCGAACGCCTTCGCGCGGCCCTGCAGCGCATCGTGCAGCAGACCCGGCAGGATTTTGCTGCGGACTGGCGGCAATGGAACAGTGCCAGCGCTGCGCATCAGGCCTTCCTGATGGAACTGAATCGCATCGAAGGCCAGGCAAGAGGCACATGGGACTGGGCCAGCGGCAGCGTGGAAGCGGTGTGGCAGCTGGCGGTGCTGCGCTTCAAGGCCGATGCGGAACTGCGCGAACTGAGCGGACTGCTGCTGACGGGCGACTGGGACGGGCTGGATGCACGCATCGCGGGGCATCGTGCAGCAGGCGAGCAGGTGCTGGACAAGGCCAGTGCGATCAAGGAGCAGCTGATCCTGCTGTTCGACGACGGCCCGACCTGGCAGCTGTTGGCGGCGTTCCCCGCGGACTGGGCGAAGGCGGTGCCGCCAGACGAGCTGCAGGAGCTGACCCAGCGCTACGGCAGCCAGTTTGCGCTCGATGTCGTGATCAGCGTGCTGCTGGGCGCGTTCAGCGCAGGCACGGCCGGAACCGCCTATGGCGGCGCAACCTGGGCGGCCCGGATCGGGCGGTTGGGGCAGCGTCTGGCAGCGCTGCTGGACGAGCTGGGCGAGGCGTTCACCGCATTGGCGCGGGCATTGCGCTTGCGCAAGCGTCGGCACACGGAAAGCCGGGCGCCGGACGCCGATGGGGTGGTGGAAACCCGGCTGCCGCGCACGCGCGCCGCAGGTGCCGCGTTCGGTGAGGCGAGGGCGCATCAAGCGATGCTGGACAAGGGCCTGACGCCAGTGGGAAAGACCGATGGCGTGTATCGTCCGGGAGAGAATGGCATCGATGGGGTCTACAGCCACCCGGATCCGCCGCCCGACTATGTGATCACCGAAGCGAAGTACAACACGGGCCGGTTGGGTGGACCGTACAGGGACGGTACGCGGCAGATGGATAGTGAATGGATCGATAAACGCTTGGATGCAAAAGTGGGTGAAGTGGAAGGGGACAGAATCAGAGATTCGACGGCGCGTGGGAGGGTCAAGAGCGTATTGATCCGCACTTCGGAGGATGGCACGGCAGACTTCTACGAACTTGACGTCAACGGACGCGTTGTCGGTCCAACATCAATCTAA
- a CDS encoding PoNi-like cognate immunity protein codes for MLRDTKKSYDYFSEKIAFQSRSILGFVSGIREGRYPPEGALKCSGSIFTKQLQVMVMRYSRGDDIGGLSADLDEVLAARVRIRRCADGLPLEGQAIRSLWEDLRLDRYVQYLWWLAFTVAVGASRDYLHEMWVLIDNTGKDKLLDSVAVASGGAKRSIPDQLLYRHYLPLMEAIASPSDRPGLVKKFLDGWYAGSRNVYWHGNHHDDDSGYMGYWAFEAALVVMLFDIDDSSFRDHEYYPADLVAYYRRQSGA; via the coding sequence ATGTTGCGGGATACCAAGAAGTCATATGACTACTTCTCGGAAAAAATAGCTTTTCAGTCGCGATCCATTCTTGGCTTCGTGTCTGGTATTCGAGAAGGGCGCTATCCTCCTGAGGGGGCGCTCAAGTGCTCAGGCAGCATTTTTACCAAGCAGCTTCAAGTGATGGTGATGCGTTACTCGAGGGGTGATGACATCGGTGGCCTGTCTGCGGATCTGGACGAGGTTCTCGCCGCTAGAGTCAGGATCAGGCGATGCGCAGACGGACTTCCTTTGGAAGGCCAAGCAATCCGATCTCTGTGGGAGGATCTGCGACTGGATAGATACGTCCAGTACCTTTGGTGGTTGGCATTCACGGTTGCAGTTGGAGCTTCGCGCGACTATCTGCATGAAATGTGGGTATTGATAGACAATACGGGGAAGGACAAACTTCTCGACAGCGTTGCCGTTGCGTCGGGCGGAGCAAAAAGGTCCATCCCCGATCAATTACTGTATCGGCACTACCTCCCGCTCATGGAAGCAATCGCCTCACCCTCGGACCGGCCCGGGCTCGTAAAGAAGTTCCTGGACGGCTGGTATGCAGGCAGCCGCAACGTGTACTGGCACGGGAACCACCATGACGACGACAGCGGCTACATGGGCTACTGGGCCTTCGAGGCCGCGCTGGTCGTGATGCTGTTCGACATCGACGATTCGAGCTTCCGCGACCACGAGTACTATCCGGCCGATCTGGTGGCCTATTACAGGCGTCAATCGGGCGCATGA
- a CDS encoding PoNe immunity protein domain-containing protein, giving the protein MMRDSRKSKAYFSGIIEFRLDEVAEVVDRIDSHRYTDVGRANASSSVFSLLLQIMVMRYSRGDDLVEVLGGLEELLLARRRVDLCADALGAQDQMIRAVWEDLRPDRYTKYLWWLAFSVAAGMEGSYVRSALGLMKHAGEDELFDRVAIALGDTGRPAANHVLYRQYLPLAKAVASIQDRPGLVKKFLDGWYAGSRNLYWHGNHRDDDSGYMGYWAFEAALVVMLFDIDDSSFRDHEYYPADLVAYYRRRAGAGI; this is encoded by the coding sequence ATGATGCGCGATAGCAGGAAATCCAAGGCATATTTCTCTGGAATCATCGAGTTCCGGCTGGATGAGGTTGCAGAGGTCGTTGATCGTATTGATTCACACAGGTACACCGACGTCGGACGCGCCAATGCATCGAGTTCCGTGTTTTCCCTGCTCCTTCAGATAATGGTCATGCGCTACTCGCGTGGCGACGATCTGGTTGAAGTACTGGGGGGGCTGGAAGAATTGCTGCTTGCAAGGCGGCGCGTTGATCTGTGCGCCGATGCCTTGGGCGCACAGGATCAGATGATTCGTGCAGTGTGGGAGGATCTTCGGCCGGACAGGTACACAAAGTACCTCTGGTGGTTGGCATTCTCGGTTGCCGCGGGTATGGAGGGCTCTTATGTGCGAAGTGCACTTGGCTTGATGAAGCACGCCGGGGAAGACGAGCTTTTCGACAGAGTTGCGATTGCATTGGGAGACACAGGCCGACCCGCTGCCAATCACGTGCTGTATCGCCAGTACCTTCCGCTAGCAAAGGCCGTCGCATCGATCCAGGACCGACCGGGGCTCGTAAAGAAGTTCCTGGATGGCTGGTATGCGGGCAGCCGCAACCTCTATTGGCACGGGAATCACCGTGACGACGACAGCGGCTACATGGGCTACTGGGCCTTTGAGGCCGCGCTGGTCGTGATGCTGTTCGATATCGACGATTCGAGCTTCCGCGACCACGAGTACTACCCGGCCGATCTGGTGGCTTATTACAGGCGTCGTGCTGGCGCAGGTATCTGA
- a CDS encoding PoNe immunity protein domain-containing protein, translating into MSAQRDTRMLEPYFTDWIDYDSVEVARIDHSIATRAYPPKGCVLGASDVSGRILRRLVMRFSRGDAIVLLHDELNQLLVSRAQLLHQCDQLPLEDQNYRAQFEDLREDHYVDHLWWLAIAVSAGMGSTYLAKALTLIGNAGKDRLFDEIAILLVEDGRVPGRQVLYRQYLPLMEAIASPSDRPGLVKKFLDGWYAGSRNVYWHGNHRDDDSGYMGYWAFEAALVVMLFDIDDASFRDHEYYPADLVAYYRRRAGAGI; encoded by the coding sequence ATGAGTGCGCAGCGTGACACCCGGATGCTGGAGCCGTACTTCACGGATTGGATCGATTATGACTCCGTGGAGGTGGCGCGTATTGATCATTCAATCGCGACTCGAGCCTATCCTCCCAAGGGATGTGTTCTCGGCGCGTCGGACGTGTCCGGTCGCATCCTTCGTCGGTTGGTCATGCGATTCTCAAGGGGCGACGCTATTGTTTTGCTTCATGATGAGCTGAACCAGCTGCTTGTTTCGCGTGCGCAGCTTCTGCATCAGTGTGATCAATTGCCTTTGGAGGACCAGAACTATCGTGCACAGTTCGAGGATCTTCGTGAAGATCACTACGTCGATCACCTCTGGTGGCTGGCGATCGCGGTCAGCGCCGGTATGGGTTCGACCTACCTTGCGAAGGCCCTAACGCTGATTGGGAATGCGGGAAAGGATCGACTCTTTGACGAAATCGCGATACTGCTGGTTGAAGACGGAAGAGTTCCGGGGAGGCAGGTGCTGTATCGCCAGTACCTCCCGCTCATGGAAGCAATCGCCTCACCCTCGGACCGGCCCGGGCTCGTAAAGAAATTCCTGGACGGCTGGTATGCAGGCAGCCGCAACGTGTACTGGCACGGGAATCACCGTGACGACGACAGCGGCTACATGGGCTACTGGGCCTTCGAGGCCGCGCTGGTCGTGATGCTGTTCGACATCGACGATGCGAGCTTCCGCGACCACGAGTACTACCCGGCCGATCTGGTGGCTTATTACAGGCGTCGTGCTGGCGCAGGAATCTGA
- a CDS encoding PoNi-like cognate immunity protein — protein sequence MLRDTKKSYDYFSEKIAFQSRSILDFVSGIRAGRYPTEGALKCSGSIFTKQLQVMVMRYSRGDDIGGLSADLDEVLAARVRIRRCADGLPLEGQAIRSLWEDLRLDRYVQYLWWLAFTVAVGASRDYLHEMWVLIGNTGKDKLLDSVAVASGGVKRSIPDQLLYRHYLPLMEAIASPSDRPGLVKKFLDGWYAGSRNVYWHGNHRDDDSGYMGYWAFEAALVVMLFDIDDASFRDHEYYPADLVAHYRRRAGDRT from the coding sequence ATGTTGCGGGATACCAAGAAGTCATATGACTACTTCTCGGAAAAAATAGCTTTTCAGTCGCGATCCATTCTTGACTTCGTGTCTGGTATTCGAGCAGGGCGCTACCCTACTGAGGGGGCGCTCAAGTGCTCAGGCAGCATTTTTACCAAGCAGCTTCAAGTGATGGTGATGCGTTACTCGAGGGGTGATGACATCGGTGGCCTGTCTGCGGATCTGGACGAGGTTCTCGCCGCTAGAGTCAGGATCAGGCGATGCGCAGACGGACTTCCTTTGGAAGGCCAAGCAATCCGATCTCTGTGGGAGGATCTGCGACTGGATAGATACGTCCAGTACCTTTGGTGGTTGGCATTCACGGTTGCAGTTGGAGCTTCGCGCGACTATCTGCATGAAATGTGGGTATTGATAGGCAATACGGGGAAGGACAAACTTCTCGACAGCGTTGCCGTTGCTTCGGGCGGAGTAAAAAGGTCCATCCCCGATCAATTACTGTATCGGCACTACCTCCCGCTCATGGAAGCAATCGCCTCACCCTCGGACCGGCCCGGGCTCGTAAAGAAATTCCTGGACGGCTGGTATGCAGGCAGCCGCAACGTGTACTGGCACGGGAATCACCGTGACGACGACAGCGGCTACATGGGCTACTGGGCCTTTGAGGCCGCGCTGGTCGTGATGCTGTTCGATATCGACGATGCGAGCTTCCGCGACCACGAGTACTACCCGGCGGATCTGGTGGCCCATTACAGGCGTCGTGCTGGCGACAGGACGTAG
- a CDS encoding ligand-binding sensor domain-containing diguanylate cyclase: protein MGGQGDDGRWVERHAWDWRAVLRHSLLWLLLAAALPLQAQSGAPPLRDYAIDVWTSRNGLPHNSLRDIAQTPEGHLWFATWEGLVRYNGLDFTVYDRSTRPGLRDNGIGALFVDRQGGLWISDSRGNVSRRGSDGQWRVWEHQPDTPQVLIQSMQMDSQGRLWLLYEGKGLGYLAPDKGLVYQAPAADLPMAMSFTKLVVDAQDRVWVGTLDGLVLRDNDGVLKRAPAAWGLGAGSGLSWPYRAPDGALWIVAGERLYRVEDDRLVLVHRLPGQLHLTSMLQDRHGDLWLGTENQGLLRISSHGLERLPAGLSLPGGRVVSLREDDEGSIWVGANGGLYRLRETLFSSYTERDGLSGDYVRTVLEDRDRQLWVGSASGLDRQNADGRFQAMPLHNRGGKAPSVLSLAQGPDGDLWVGTFGDGVYRLSRDGRLRHNYAADDGMPGGNIRAISVDSSGAVWAGTQKGVVRIDGDRVQVSPVAGMPTGLITALEHDHQGNLWIGTIEGIRVLRGNRVQAIDLAPLGGGRSVFGFHQLGDAMWISSDRGLYRWQGGRLARVGLEQGMPVDAVFQLVPDRLGNVWISSNRGVLRTDMATLNAVADGRAPRVSVERYNEIDGMANAQANGSSGPSAILRQDGTFWVVTAGGLSTVDPQRLQRFRERRAPPAAIENVQVDGAPVHWEGAERNLIPGGRRLAVSYVGLSYLMSDRIRYRTRLDGLDSGWVERGPQRSVEFVGLPPGDYTLHVAAAHPSGAWGQQEAVWSFSVEPFWWQRRSVQALGGILLLAGLVALYRFLLQQLKASNLRLARRVDEATFDLQAQTVHLQAVNQEKTELAERLARQAEAFERQAREDALTGLANRRGFDETLARDFARSQRSGHPLCLVVLDIDHFKAVNDRYSHSTGDAVLVEVARVIATACRDSDLPARTGGEEFALLLNDTRLEEAAQLCARLRGLFHDHPDWAGVDGLRVTFSAGLVELEAEDRTPALLYQRADRALYRAKSDGRDRTSIG from the coding sequence ATGGGCGGGCAGGGGGACGACGGGCGCTGGGTGGAGCGTCACGCGTGGGACTGGAGGGCGGTGCTGCGACACAGCCTTCTGTGGCTGCTGCTGGCTGCTGCATTGCCGTTGCAGGCACAGAGCGGTGCACCGCCGCTGCGCGACTACGCCATCGATGTGTGGACCTCGCGCAACGGCCTGCCGCACAACTCGCTGCGCGACATCGCGCAGACGCCGGAAGGCCATCTCTGGTTTGCCACCTGGGAAGGCCTGGTGCGCTACAACGGCCTGGATTTCACCGTGTACGACCGCAGCACGCGGCCCGGGCTGCGCGACAACGGCATCGGCGCGTTGTTCGTCGACCGTCAGGGCGGGCTGTGGATCAGCGACTCGCGCGGCAATGTCAGCCGACGTGGCAGTGATGGCCAGTGGCGTGTGTGGGAGCACCAGCCGGATACCCCGCAGGTACTGATCCAGTCGATGCAGATGGACAGCCAGGGGCGCCTGTGGCTGCTCTACGAAGGCAAGGGCCTGGGTTATCTCGCGCCGGACAAAGGCCTTGTCTATCAGGCGCCGGCTGCCGATCTGCCGATGGCGATGAGCTTCACCAAACTGGTGGTGGATGCGCAGGATCGGGTCTGGGTCGGCACGCTCGATGGCCTGGTACTGCGTGACAACGATGGCGTGCTGAAGCGCGCGCCCGCCGCCTGGGGGCTGGGCGCGGGCAGTGGCCTGTCCTGGCCGTACCGGGCGCCGGACGGTGCGCTGTGGATCGTGGCGGGCGAGCGCCTGTACCGGGTCGAGGATGACCGGCTGGTGCTGGTGCACCGGCTGCCGGGCCAGCTGCACCTGACCTCGATGCTGCAGGACCGCCACGGTGATCTCTGGCTGGGCACCGAGAACCAGGGGCTGCTGCGGATTTCCTCGCATGGACTGGAGCGGCTGCCTGCGGGCCTGAGCCTGCCGGGCGGGCGCGTGGTGAGCCTGCGCGAGGATGACGAGGGCAGCATCTGGGTGGGGGCCAACGGCGGCCTCTACCGCCTGCGCGAGACCCTGTTCAGCAGCTACACCGAGCGCGATGGGCTCAGCGGCGATTACGTGCGCACCGTGCTGGAAGATCGTGACCGCCAGCTGTGGGTGGGCAGTGCCAGTGGCCTGGATCGACAGAATGCCGATGGCCGTTTCCAGGCCATGCCGCTGCACAACCGCGGTGGCAAGGCGCCGTCGGTGCTGAGCCTGGCGCAGGGGCCGGACGGCGATCTCTGGGTGGGAACCTTCGGTGACGGCGTCTACCGCCTGTCCCGGGACGGCCGCCTGCGCCACAACTACGCCGCCGACGATGGCATGCCGGGTGGCAACATCCGCGCGATCAGCGTGGATTCGAGCGGGGCGGTCTGGGCCGGAACGCAGAAGGGAGTGGTGCGCATCGACGGCGACCGGGTGCAGGTGTCGCCGGTGGCGGGCATGCCGACCGGGCTGATCACAGCGCTGGAACACGATCACCAGGGCAACCTGTGGATCGGCACGATCGAGGGCATCCGCGTGCTGCGCGGCAACCGTGTGCAGGCGATCGATCTGGCGCCGCTGGGGGGCGGACGCAGTGTGTTCGGCTTCCACCAGCTGGGTGACGCGATGTGGATCAGCAGTGATCGTGGCCTGTACCGCTGGCAGGGCGGGCGGCTGGCCCGCGTCGGCCTGGAGCAGGGCATGCCGGTCGACGCGGTGTTCCAGCTGGTGCCCGACCGGCTGGGCAACGTATGGATCAGCAGCAACCGTGGCGTGCTGCGCACCGACATGGCGACCCTCAATGCCGTGGCCGACGGCCGCGCGCCGCGGGTGAGCGTGGAGCGCTACAACGAGATCGACGGCATGGCCAATGCACAGGCCAACGGCAGCTCCGGCCCCTCGGCGATCCTGCGCCAGGATGGCACCTTCTGGGTGGTCACCGCGGGGGGCCTGAGTACGGTCGATCCGCAGCGCCTGCAGCGCTTCCGCGAACGGCGGGCACCGCCAGCGGCGATCGAGAACGTGCAGGTGGACGGCGCGCCGGTGCACTGGGAGGGCGCCGAACGCAATCTGATTCCCGGTGGTCGTCGCCTCGCGGTGAGCTATGTCGGCCTGAGCTACCTGATGTCGGACCGGATCCGCTACCGCACGCGCCTGGATGGACTGGACAGCGGCTGGGTCGAGCGCGGTCCACAGCGCAGCGTGGAGTTCGTTGGCCTGCCACCGGGCGATTACACGCTGCACGTGGCCGCCGCGCACCCGAGTGGCGCCTGGGGCCAGCAGGAAGCCGTATGGAGCTTCAGCGTGGAGCCGTTCTGGTGGCAACGGCGCAGCGTGCAGGCGCTGGGCGGCATCCTGCTGCTGGCCGGGCTGGTGGCGCTGTACCGCTTCCTGCTGCAGCAGCTGAAGGCCAGCAACCTGCGTCTGGCTCGCCGCGTGGACGAGGCCACCTTCGACCTGCAGGCCCAGACCGTCCATCTGCAGGCGGTGAACCAGGAGAAGACCGAGCTGGCCGAACGCCTCGCACGGCAGGCCGAAGCGTTCGAGCGCCAGGCGCGGGAGGATGCGCTGACCGGATTGGCCAACCGCCGCGGCTTCGATGAAACCCTGGCGCGTGACTTCGCACGATCGCAGCGCAGCGGCCACCCGCTATGCCTGGTGGTGCTGGATATCGATCACTTCAAGGCTGTCAACGATCGCTACAGCCACAGTACCGGTGATGCGGTACTGGTCGAGGTGGCGCGGGTGATCGCCACGGCCTGTCGTGACTCGGACCTGCCTGCGCGCACGGGCGGCGAAGAATTCGCGCTGCTGCTCAACGACACCCGGCTGGAGGAAGCCGCGCAGCTGTGCGCGCGGTTGCGGGGGCTGTTCCATGACCACCCGGACTGGGCGGGCGTGGACGGGCTGAGGGTGACCTTCAGTGCGGGACTGGTCGAACTGGAGGCCGAAGACCGCACCCCGGCCCTGCTGTACCAGCGCGCCGACCGCGCGCTCTACCGTGCCAAGAGCGACGGGCGGGATCGCACGAGCATCGGTTGA
- the rnt gene encoding ribonuclease T — MSQRFRGFLPVVVDVETGGFDAQRNALLEIAAVPIEMDENGLLFPGQTASAHVVPAEGLEIDPKSLEVTGIILDHPFRLAKEERAALDHIFTPVRAAMKKYGCQRAILVGHNAHFDLGFVNAAVARTGHKRNPFHPFSVFDTVTLAGIAYGQTVLARAANAAGLGWDANEAHSAVYDTEQTARLFCTIANAWPR, encoded by the coding sequence ATGTCACAACGCTTCCGTGGCTTCCTGCCGGTGGTGGTGGACGTGGAGACCGGCGGCTTCGACGCCCAGCGCAACGCGCTGCTGGAGATCGCGGCGGTGCCGATCGAGATGGACGAGAACGGCCTGCTCTTCCCCGGGCAGACCGCCAGCGCGCATGTCGTGCCGGCCGAAGGGCTGGAAATCGATCCGAAGTCGCTGGAAGTCACCGGCATCATCCTGGATCACCCGTTCCGGCTGGCCAAGGAAGAGCGCGCCGCGCTGGACCATATCTTCACCCCGGTTCGCGCCGCAATGAAGAAGTACGGCTGTCAGCGCGCAATCCTGGTCGGCCACAACGCGCATTTCGACCTCGGTTTCGTCAATGCCGCCGTCGCCCGTACCGGGCACAAGCGCAATCCGTTCCACCCCTTCAGCGTATTCGACACGGTGACGCTGGCCGGCATCGCATACGGGCAGACGGTGCTGGCACGTGCTGCCAATGCGGCGGGACTGGGCTGGGATGCCAACGAAGCGCATAGCGCGGTGTACGACACCGAGCAGACGGCACGGCTGTTCTGCACGATCGCCAACGCCTGGCCGCGGTAA